A portion of the Ricinus communis isolate WT05 ecotype wild-type unplaced genomic scaffold, ASM1957865v1 Ctg15, whole genome shotgun sequence genome contains these proteins:
- the LOC8261779 gene encoding aminotransferase ALD1, chloroplastic isoform X1: MYYFWTCNSMPCNYYLWPMIPQARLNIQKEGVVFHTKVPRNVNMEKLRNGYLFPEISIRQIGHLEKFPDAKLLSLGIGDTTQPLPDIISLSMEEYARALSTLEGYRGYGAEQGNKALRKAVAETFYKDVQVKDTEVFVSDGSQCDIARLQLLLGSDVTIAVQDPSFPAYIDTSVIIGQAGNFEDRSGRYGDIEYMKCEPQNNFFPDLAKTSRTDIIFFCSPNNPTGHAATRRQLEELVRFAKENGSIIIFDSAYALYITNDSPRSIFEIPGAREVAIEVSSFSKFAGFTGVRLGWTVIPEELHFSNGFPVINDFNRIVCTCFNGASNIAQAGGLACLSAEGFMAVRSKVDYYKENAKLLIEALASLGLKAYGGENAPYVWVHFPGSKSWEVFDEILEKAHIITVPGSGFGPGGEEFIRISAFGHKETILEASKRLKHLFS; this comes from the exons atgtattatttttggACATGCAACTCTATGCCTTGTAATTACTATTTGTGGCCTATGATTCCTCAGGCCAG ATTAAACATCCAGAAGGAAGGAGTTG TTTTTCATACAAAGGTACCTCGAAATGTCAACATGGAGAAGTTACGCAATGGCTATTTGTTTCCTGAG ATTTCAATTCGTCAGATTGGACACCTTGAGAAATTCCCAGATGCAAAGTTGCTAAGCCTTGGAATTGGTGACACCACACAGCCGCTACCAGATATCATATCATTGAGCATGGAAGAA TATGCACGTGCACTTTCGACATTAGAAGGTTATAGAGGATATGGAGCTGAACAAGGAAACAAG GCATTGAGGAAAGCAGTTGCAGAAACATTTTACAAAGATGTGCAGGTTAAAGACACAGAAGTTTTTGTATCGGATGGCTCACAATGTGATATTGCTCGCCTTCAG CTGCTTCTGGGTTCCGACGTGACAATAGCTGTGCAGGATCCATCATTTCCG GCTTATATAGATACAAGTGTCATAATTGGTCAAGCTGGTAATTTTGAAGACAGAAGTGGGAGGTATGGGGACATTGAGTACATGAAATGCGAGCCGCAGAATAACTTCTTTCCTGACTTGGCTAAAACATCAAGAACAGATATAATCTTCTTTTGCTCTCCAAATAATCCCACCGGTCATGCGGCAACACGGCGGCAATTAGAGGAACTTGTGAGATTTGCAAAGGAGAATGGATCGATCATAATATTTGATTCTGCGTATGCTCTGTATATTACAAATGATTCTCCTCGGTCAATCTTTGAGATTCCTGGAGCTAGAGAG GTTGCAATTGAAGTTTCATCTTTCTCCAAGTTTGCTGGCTTCACTGGTGTTCGCCTTGGGTGGACAGTTATTCCTGAAGAGCTCCACTTTTCAAATGGTTTTCCTGTAATAAACGACTTCAATCGCATTGTGTGCACTTGCTTCAATGGAGCATCAAACATAGCTCAGGCTGGTGGATTAGCATGCCTTTCTGCAGAGGGTTTTATG GCTGTTCGTTCCAAGGTTGACTACTACAAGGAGAATGCTAAATTACTAATTGAAGCTCTTGCTTCTCTCGGTCTGAAGGCGTATGGAGGCGAAAATGCCCCGTATGTCTGGGTACACTTTCCTGGTTCAAAATCTTGGGAAGTATTTGATGAGATTCTTGAGAAGGCACACATAATAACTGTACCAGGTTCTGGATTTGGTCCTGGTGGTGAAGAGTTTATAAGAATTAGTGCATTTGGACACAAGGAAACTATCTTGGAAGCTTCAAAGAGGCTCAAACACCTTTTCTCTTAG
- the LOC8261779 gene encoding aminotransferase ALD1, chloroplastic isoform X2 yields MEKLRNGYLFPEISIRQIGHLEKFPDAKLLSLGIGDTTQPLPDIISLSMEEYARALSTLEGYRGYGAEQGNKALRKAVAETFYKDVQVKDTEVFVSDGSQCDIARLQLLLGSDVTIAVQDPSFPAYIDTSVIIGQAGNFEDRSGRYGDIEYMKCEPQNNFFPDLAKTSRTDIIFFCSPNNPTGHAATRRQLEELVRFAKENGSIIIFDSAYALYITNDSPRSIFEIPGAREVAIEVSSFSKFAGFTGVRLGWTVIPEELHFSNGFPVINDFNRIVCTCFNGASNIAQAGGLACLSAEGFMAVRSKVDYYKENAKLLIEALASLGLKAYGGENAPYVWVHFPGSKSWEVFDEILEKAHIITVPGSGFGPGGEEFIRISAFGHKETILEASKRLKHLFS; encoded by the exons ATGGAGAAGTTACGCAATGGCTATTTGTTTCCTGAG ATTTCAATTCGTCAGATTGGACACCTTGAGAAATTCCCAGATGCAAAGTTGCTAAGCCTTGGAATTGGTGACACCACACAGCCGCTACCAGATATCATATCATTGAGCATGGAAGAA TATGCACGTGCACTTTCGACATTAGAAGGTTATAGAGGATATGGAGCTGAACAAGGAAACAAG GCATTGAGGAAAGCAGTTGCAGAAACATTTTACAAAGATGTGCAGGTTAAAGACACAGAAGTTTTTGTATCGGATGGCTCACAATGTGATATTGCTCGCCTTCAG CTGCTTCTGGGTTCCGACGTGACAATAGCTGTGCAGGATCCATCATTTCCG GCTTATATAGATACAAGTGTCATAATTGGTCAAGCTGGTAATTTTGAAGACAGAAGTGGGAGGTATGGGGACATTGAGTACATGAAATGCGAGCCGCAGAATAACTTCTTTCCTGACTTGGCTAAAACATCAAGAACAGATATAATCTTCTTTTGCTCTCCAAATAATCCCACCGGTCATGCGGCAACACGGCGGCAATTAGAGGAACTTGTGAGATTTGCAAAGGAGAATGGATCGATCATAATATTTGATTCTGCGTATGCTCTGTATATTACAAATGATTCTCCTCGGTCAATCTTTGAGATTCCTGGAGCTAGAGAG GTTGCAATTGAAGTTTCATCTTTCTCCAAGTTTGCTGGCTTCACTGGTGTTCGCCTTGGGTGGACAGTTATTCCTGAAGAGCTCCACTTTTCAAATGGTTTTCCTGTAATAAACGACTTCAATCGCATTGTGTGCACTTGCTTCAATGGAGCATCAAACATAGCTCAGGCTGGTGGATTAGCATGCCTTTCTGCAGAGGGTTTTATG GCTGTTCGTTCCAAGGTTGACTACTACAAGGAGAATGCTAAATTACTAATTGAAGCTCTTGCTTCTCTCGGTCTGAAGGCGTATGGAGGCGAAAATGCCCCGTATGTCTGGGTACACTTTCCTGGTTCAAAATCTTGGGAAGTATTTGATGAGATTCTTGAGAAGGCACACATAATAACTGTACCAGGTTCTGGATTTGGTCCTGGTGGTGAAGAGTTTATAAGAATTAGTGCATTTGGACACAAGGAAACTATCTTGGAAGCTTCAAAGAGGCTCAAACACCTTTTCTCTTAG
- the LOC8261780 gene encoding F-box/kelch-repeat protein At1g22040, protein MGSILSVNSSKTVTSKVLEVTQIESCKRQRLSCEGNARLIPSLPDEISIQILARIPRICYLKMKLVSRAWKAAIVSTELFNVRKELGTTEEWLYLLTKVEDDKFLWYALDPLSRRWQRLPIMPGVSFEDEPGKGIWNVVGSSVKIADTVRGWFVKKGQQAPLPFHGSAVGAIDGCLYVLGGLSKASAVRCVWQYNPVLNAWSEMSPMSTGRAFCKTGILNKKLYAVGGVTRGRGGLISLQSAEVFDPHTGVWSEIPSMPFSKAQVLPTAFLADLLKPIATGMTSYRGKLFVAQSLYCWPFFVDVGGEVYDPEMNLWCEMPAGMGDGWPVKQAGTKLSVTVEDELYALEPSSSLDSARIKVYDYRTDTWKFLVGDVPICDFSNSESSYLLAGLLGELHVITKDGNNNIRVMQVDVQNHLDSSSSSQSFSFNDSFHQKAESGAESETPLWRVIATRSARSADLVSCQTIDL, encoded by the coding sequence ATGGGGTCTATATTAAGTGTAAATAGTTCAAAGACTGTGACTAGCAAGGTTCTTGAAGTAACCCAAATCGAAAGTTGCAAGAGACAGAGGTTGTCTTGTGAGGGGAATGCAAGATTGATTCCCAGCCTTCCTGATGAGATTTCGATTCAGATCCTTGCCAGAATTCCTAGGATTTGTTACCTAAAAATGAAGTTAGTATCTCGGGCTTGGAAAGCAGCCATTGTGAGTACTGAACTTTTCAATGTTAGAAAAGAACTTGGAACAACTGAGGAGTGGCTCTATTTATTAACAAAGGTTGAAGATGACAAGTTTCTATGGTATGCCTTAGATCCGTTGTCAAGAAGATGGCAGAGGTTGCCAATAATGCCTGGTGTTTCTTTTGAAGATGAGCCCGGAAAAGGTATCTGGAATGTAGTGGGCTCAAGTGTCAAAATTGCAGACACAGTAAGGGGTTGGTTTGTAAAGAAGGGCCAACAGGCTCCTTTACCCTTCCATGGCTCTGCTGTTGGAGCTATTGATGGCTGCCTCTATGTGTTAGGGGGACTCTCTAAAGCTTCAGCTGTGAGATGCGTGTGGCAGTATAATCCAGTTCTAAATGCTTGGAGTGAGATGAGTCCAATGTCCACTGGTAGAGCCTTTTGTAAGACTGGCATCTTAAACAAGAAGCTTTATGCTGTCGGAGGAGTTACTAGAGGCCGTGGTGGATTGATCTCGCTTCAATCTGCCGAAGTGTTTGATCCTCATACTGGTGTGTGGTCTGAAATTCCAAGCATGCCTTTTTCCAAGGCTCAGGTGCTGCCTACTGCTTTTCTGGCAGATTTGCTGAAGCCCATTGCAACAGGAATGACATCATACAGGGGGAAGTTGTTTGTGGCACAGTCTCTGTATTGCTGGCCTTTCTTTGTTGATGTGGGAGGAGAGGTTTATGATCCGGAGATGAATTTGTGGTGTGAAATGCCAGCTGGCATGGGCGATGGTTGGCCAGTAAAGCAGGCAGGAACAAAATTGAGTGTCACAGTTGAAGATGAATTGTATGCACTGGAACCATCTAGTTCTCTTGACAGTGCTAGAATCAAGGTATATGATTATCGGACTGATACCTGGAAATTTTTAGTTGGAGATGTTCCTATTTGTGACTTTAGTAACTCGGAGTCTTCCTATTTACTTGCTGGTTTACTTGGAGAGCTCCATGTGATTACTAAAGATGGCAATAACAACATTAGAGTTATGCAAGTAGATGTACAAAATCATTTAGATTCATCCTCATCGTCTCagtcattttcatttaatgaCTCCTTCCATCAAAAGGCGGAGTCTGGCGCAGAATCAGAAACACCTCTTTGGAGGGTCATTGCGACTAGGAGCGCCAGGTCTGCTGATCTGGTTAGTTGTCAGACCATTGATCTTTAG